The Lathyrus oleraceus cultivar Zhongwan6 chromosome 5, CAAS_Psat_ZW6_1.0, whole genome shotgun sequence genome includes the window aagatatttaagcaagtatataatcgaatcaaataatcaaaaaATGAAATAATGAGGCATTAAACAATATATGAGCGTAAGCGcaaaggaaccggctcattgtaagaaagcccaagagtaagctatgtgaggtcgatggcgatgcttaaaaagcaatcgacttacaagggtgtaaaaaatgggctcgatattaaatcgagaaaagtatgatttttatagttttaaaaatggttttgaactaaattaaaatacaacaactatgcattattaacaaatgaaatcatgagtataataaacataaaaagaaGATATTAACAAAATACTAAGAGGATAAAAAATGCTAAAGGAAGATAAAATCAAATAATAAGCAAAACTACCTCACATGAGTATCGAACCCTCTCCACCTAATATTATGCAACTAAACTCTCGCCACTAGGCCACTCAATACTATCTGCTATTGAGATACTACCCTAAATATATGAACCtgaataaaaatttaaaataaaaaaaacaaaacaaacattttcATGGTTTTTATATTATCTCTGTAAAAAAGGTTAAGTTAGATgaataaaaaaaaagaaattaattaaaaaaagaaaacagaaaaaaagaaaaaaaatggaaaCGAAAGAAAACAACAGAAGCTCGTCTTCTTCCTTTCTCCCTAACCTCACGAATCAACCTTTCCAAACTCGCTCCCTCGCTCTCTCTTCTCTCGGTATCGCCCTCACAATCTTTACTCTCAAAGTCTCTCAAACGCAACTCAACAAAGTCTCAACAAATACATGAGAATGATAAAAggaaaaaaggaaaggaaatcTTACAAAGTGTCACGGCGGGGGTGGTGAAGGATGCGCAGaagctggcctccaggtaatTGATTTTGGGATTTTAGGGTTTTCTTTGCTTCAGATTTTTGCCTCCCAGTTCTTTGTTGTTCTCTCGGGTTTCTTTCCTCACTGATTTCTCCCTTTTTATAATCCCATTGCTAGGGTTTGGATGAGATCAAAAGAGTATGGAATTGGAAGTGCTTTTTTTTGTGCTGCTCTGTTGTCTATCCCATTTTGGTGTTTGCTCTGAAAAAGGTAACATGTACCTTGTACTTCTTCTGTGAAAATGTTTCATTTTTGTTGCTTGTGAACTTTTACTGCCTTACTGAGTTATTTTGATTTTTTACTGCAGCAAAATTTCTCAACACACTTGAAGGAATGGAGTGTGTGTAATATTGATACAAAATGGGCATCCTGTCTACTACTTCAGCAAGCAATTACAGGAGAGTCCTTATGCAAATACACCTCAGCTAGAGCTCGAACAAAAGATTTTGTTACATCACTGTTTTAGCACAGCAATGTTAATGCGCATCTTGCTGGCAGATAAACCACGTAGCTCCAGAAGAAAAGTACAAGAAGCAACAAGCATAGAATCCTCAAAAATGCAAAATTGCAGTTGACCAAAAGTATAGTATCTTCATCCCACAGCCATTACCAGTATCATCTTAAGTTTGAACACTACTATCCGTCTGCTGGTAACAGTTTAAATCCTTAAGTTGCAAATCTAGTTCATGGTCAGACCGGGGTTTATTTCCAGAAGTTTTCTGCTGTATCCATTGCATCATTCTCAATGAGTCTGTAAATAATTAAGGGAAGGATTGGAAGCAAGCGTTTTCCTGAATAGTTCAAGTAACTTTTAACATGCTCAATTTTAACAGAGTGAACACCTTCATTCGGTATACACGAAATTACTGTCCCTATGGTTGTTTGGAAATAACCGAGTATGGTGCCGTTTTTGTACAATGATGAAAGTTACTGGAGGCTGACAGTTTGGTTCTAAGGGAGCACATGCCTTCCGGATTGCGTCCAACTCATAGAGTAAAACTTGATAAAAATGTCCTTCACTTACATCATCCTTGTAAAATATGATTCGCAGGGCTTTGTTTGGACTCTCCGCTGCGGGATATCTTTTTCCTTGGCTTATCAGCATGCTGTGTCTGGCAGTGACGAATGGAATCATCAAAATTATGCAGCCAGTAAAAGATTTTAGAGCTCGAGGGTGTGAGGCAGATGTTGTGTTCACAACTGGAGGGCTATCGGATCCAAGATCTGGCATTGCACCTGAATCTGGGCTGCTTGAATTTAACACTGAAGGCGGAGTACCATAGCCGAAAGTTCCTGTTCTCGATCCTGAAGATGTTGGTGGAACCGTTGGAATTGATGATGGAGCTGTTTGAATTGATGGTGCAGTTGTTATTGGACTTGGTGGTGGTATTGCAGTTGGAGTTGATTGTGTAGGTGGTGTTGGGGATGATATCGTTGGCGTCGAGGATGACGACGACGATGATGATGGAAAAATGCAAGAACCAGAATTTGGATTTGTGTTAATTAAGGTGGCAGCGCCTCCAAAGTCGCAACTTGTTGGAGCTGGATTCTTTTGATAGTAACTATTGAAAGCAAAAGAAACATGACTCTGCAAAGTGACTGGACTGAAACAACTCCCACCCTGCTGTATCTGAGAACAATCAACACCCATTCCACAAGCATAATCCAGTGCTGATTGAAGGGAGGCTTGTGGAGCACCTGCTTTTGCCACACACCAACTCTGTCCCTGAATAGAAGGAGCATTTGTGTTTGAAGGAGGGTTTATGAAAGGAACAGGAACACTTCCCGATGGAGGTGGATAAGACGTTACAGGGTTGGTTACTGGTTGCGCACCTGGAACAGTTGAAGGTGTTGTAGCTGGATTGAAGACCGGAACCGGTGAATTGGTTGGATTTGTTGGAGGTAAAGGAACAGCAGGTGTAGTAGAAGGAACCGTTACGGGCATTGCAGCTGGATTTGTAGGGGAAATCGTGACAGGATTTGTGGAAGGAACCGCTACAATGGTTGGTGTATCTGAGGGTCTAAAGCAAAGGTGGTGGTGTGCTGTAGGGTTTATTTGGCTTATGGCATGAGGTTTAACAGGTATGGCCTATGGCTTGAGACAGTTGCAGACATTTGTGGCCTTGCTGCAGTTTTGACACATGACTTGGCTTTGGTTTTGTAGGTTCACTCATGGAAACTTGCATCTGAAGTAAGCAAAGGGAGCACACATGGACTTTGGTGGTAAATCAAAACAAGATAGCGTGAGATTAGGTCCAAGTTTGGGAAATATAATGCATGGTTGGTCTGCATGTTTGGTTTAGTCTCGCAAACATGATGCATTGATGCTTCAACTGCAGTAGGCATTGCAGGTTGGTGCAGAATGCTTGCAAAAACCATTTGAAGTGATGTTCTGGAGCTGTTTGCAGGTTTTAGGCAAGACAAAATGTGTTACAAAAGGATGTGGAGTGGGCTGCTGCAGCAGCAAGGCTAACATGGTGTACTTCCCTTGGCTTGACCATGTATTTCCAAAGTTGGGTGAGTTGTTTTTGTTGCATTGCACTGGTTCCACGGCCTGTTGGATTAACCACGCTTTTGGCCTAACACAGGTTGGTTCTTTCTAGTAGGCCCATATGGAGTGCTTGTAGTCTGCAATAATCAATAGTTTGGTTTGGAAATGTGCAGGATAACTTACACAATATTCTTGTGACTTAGCTCAATATTCTCATGCGCTGTTTGTTACAGGATTCCTTGTGGTTTGGCTTGGACAGATGCAGGACTTTCAACAGGACCAACTTGCTTGTCCTTTTGGCTTGGTGCAACAAGGCCTTAATACATGAAAAATGGGGATGTGTTTCTGTGGGTCTGCTGCAACATGATGCAGGTGGAACTCCATTGAGCTAATGCAAGCAAATCCCCTCTGATTTTCTGTTGATTTTATTTCAGGTTGCCATGCATTTTGTAGATGAATGCCATTTCAGGCATGCAACATCAACATGAGCATTGCatcttgttgttgttgatgtgCTGCCAATACTTACCTTGCTGTAGGATTTTATTATGGACATGGATGAACTGCTGTCATGCTGCAGATTGTGTTGTTCGGCAGGCCTAAACCAAATGTTATGCATTGCATTTGGAATATCAGAGGGTGTGAATTAATTTCAAGCAATTATGCAGCAGGTTAACTCCATTTGGTTCAGTACTTCATGGCTTGGTTTTTGCATTAGGTTCTCATGTGACCATGCTTAGTGTTGACTTAGGCAAAATTGATTGCAAGGTTGGTCCTTGTGTTGCAGTACTCATGACTTGTGTTTTGTAGGTTTGTGATAGTGGCCAAGGCATTTGCAAGGGTACTTGTGAGCGAAGCAGCAAGGTGAAAGCACAATCAACATGTCTACTGGATGATTAACCAAGGCAAAGTAACATGGGATTGTGTCCAAGTTTGGGAAATTAGGGCTTCAGAAatttagggttgactttggtcaaagatgaccaaaaagtcaactattgaccaaagtcaacaattggtcaaagtgtcaatttttgtgtatttttttgtatggaatcaaatgtaatgaaataaaattgaaatggattaacaaaatggtttgaagttggtttcacaattggtttaatcataacttgaatgtttgactcttgaaaagaaaataacttgactgataatgtgtatgaacaaaaccatgaaataagaccaaaaggttagggttttgacatagtatccatgaaccaataacatgactggcaagtggccagaaacaccagaaacttggttgttcagatgacccagaccatagaggtatccacaatcacaacaccatgactttggatcaaaaccacaatcctcatacaaaaccaaagtaaggttaggccaagcatgctaaacaaacataaaaaattcaggaccaaaatcggggtatgacaatcccggcgaaccaaaaaggtccaggcaaaaattagggataaacataaaaaatgtgcacccggcaagtcgaaaacctgaaaaggcggcttgggcaaaaaggggtatcctggtggattgaaaacctgaaaaggcggtccaggcaaaaattagggattaaagcgtatgactatgttccgttctcagacagcttcatccaagttcaaaggactgaacaagctaatcacttctatccgacagcaggagatgagaggcttgaagacataatggcagtagtggaattaaagtcaataggacgttttcggcatagctttctctttgctttcttgacaatttcctcttactaggatttttgtctctttgtacacaacttgcctgtttataggccctctttcgaaatcaatataattttagtttcaaaaaaaaaatgctcttgttttactttctctgttttgtttgcataaacgtccattgatttaattcgaattaatatatgcatttggatatgatcgatgtttaccaaaaatgcgtgcataaaatagaaatagcgattactactaggcttcaggatcgaggagaaggtctaatcatgctttccaatgaatccgttgctaatcctattccccagcaaagccagtcattcccagaagagagtggcattactagacaaatgggtcatctcttccacccccagccgggcttctgttgaacatttctaccatcagacagaaatcaagcatccccggctaagaaagggtcatcgataccagtatctcccaaccagaagattgagatttattttccccagtagagtcctcaggaagaacttttcagatgcataattcattcattacatcatttcacagcatacgcatgcatacatcgttcgcagttattttcgaaagcataaaacatctcatgcatcatgacatggcatgaagctaactttatttttcaggttaattatcttcctgatacagtcaaaatagagagccattcagacggacatcttcatcgattacgttcagattcaaatacatctttcagatacactccatgtcaacattcatcTTGACGTCCTCTAgtgatggcatctataagcccatcccaaacatttattgcaaatacaacatatacaaatactatcagatatagcctagcgtacggttcattctgattcagctcaacatatgactctttcaactcagatgcgatctaacgtacgatccattccgaccttcaacaactccaatacggtccagcatacgacccatttggaccttcaaggcctcggatgctacctagcgtacggtacattctgaagtgtagtctggcgtatgactacccctttattatcagatgcagcctaacggacggctcgttctgctactcagagacggtctagcttacgacccgattggatgttcatcccctcaaatgctacctagcgtacggtacattctgaagtgtagtctggcgtatgactacccccttcatcaccaggtacagcctaacagacggctcagtctacaactcagatacgatctagcatacgatccattctgatccttcacccccagtaacgatacagcctaacggacggctcgttctgcaactcagatacgatctagcgtacgatccattctgatcctttatccccagcagtgtatgactcattcggattcttatctcattttgattcggcacaacatattactcccccaacaagtccgatacggtctagcgtacgacccattcggatcttcattcctcagatactacctagcgtgcggtacatcccgaggtgtagtctagcgtacaactacttttcgtcagatacagcctaacagacggcccattctgcaactcagatacgatctagcgtatgatccattctgatctgttatccccagcagcgtatgacccattctaactccccagtgaagtcgacggcctaatgaatgactcactatacggtctggcgtatgacccagtgacacccatgacttcagatatcttctaacgtacgacgcactctgaagctctcatcatcaaacttcctagatggcatctttaagcccatctccatcaagactaactaattgacaagtgcaaatttttggggcgttctaagtgttcaataatcttccacctccagaccacgaatggcgtacataccattctgactctctcggttcaagaatattgaacaggggcagctgtcataccccaaaatttgcccattaatatttcaagacatttttcagggcactccgactcatttttatgacactgatcttaaaggaacaaaggcccagctcacgaatggcccaaactggcctgctcgctaggcgagcaaatccttcgcctagcgaacgttcgctacacgctcgcctagcgaacgttcgctacacgctcgcctagcgaagctgacagataacagaaaattctgggcttcactctgagcccattaggtcacaaaaaagagcattataaataccagcacttcaataatgaaaaggaggacgaaaaaggacgaaaggagaaccctagcaagcaaaccctagcgctcacagacggaaaaccctggaggctaaccctgagaattccgagtgaccctaaaggaaaccctgaaggaaagccggcggcagcaaggtcacttccgctcaattcgatccgatcggccaattcaaggttacaattcgattacaaacaggttggcattgctattactaccttatgttcttaatttgcatatggtatcatgattgaatttatgaaactatcttaagttttacatatgaatttaagtatgcatgaacatctgaatgtctaaccacataatctctgtaatggatgctataaggtgtgaagcttgctgacattatgctgttatcaaaaccagaatccgcagccgctcgctagcacatcgctaagcgagcatgcagcgagtattcgctaagccttcgctaggcgaggcagcggcgaccgggacagtcgctgatttttcttttctgtcctttgctaacctgtcatgtttttatcatagccatgcattgtctatctgaccctactgctgttctggtttcttttgcggtgcaatccttgattgcatcctgacttggtactctaacccgtttgctgaattttgtaaaggttcacctttcccaggaaaagattgttgtctaggtattccactttatttgtgggatacccttgtggagtttcaccataaattacctaattaattt containing:
- the LOC127080075 gene encoding SH3 domain-containing protein C23A1.17-like: MPVTVPSTTPAVPLPPTNPTNSPVPVFNPATTPSTVPGAQPVTNPVTSYPPPSGSVPVPFINPPSNTNAPSIQGQSWCVAKAGAPQASLQSALDYACGMGVDCSQIQQGGSCFSPVTLQSHVSFAFNSYYQKNPAPTSCDFGGAATLINTNPNSGSCIFPSSSSSSSSTPTISSPTPPTQSTPTAIPPPSPITTAPSIQTAPSSIPTVPPTSSGSRTGTFGYGTPPSVLNSSSPDSGAMPDLGSDSPPVVNTTSASHPRALKSFTGCIILMIPFVTARHSMLISQGKRYPAAESPNKALRIIFYKDDVSEGHFYQVLLYELDAIRKACAPLEPNCQPPVTFIIVQKRHHTRLFPNNHRDSNFVYTE